The nucleotide sequence GACATTTCGGGTTTCCCCCCTAACTAGCTCGGAGCTCCGTTGGTTTAGAGCGGGGTCGTGCTGAGTCTGCTCCCGAGGAGACGCACACCAGCACGCGGATATGTCATCGTTCTCCGAGTCGGCCCTGGAGAAGAAGCTGTCGGAGCTAAGCAGCTCTCAGCAAAGTGTCCAGACTCTGTCCTTGTGGATCATCCACCACCGAAAACATTCGGGCCTCATCGTTAAAGTGTGGCACAGAGAGCTCAAGAAAGGTGATGTTCGATTCCATGCTCTTAATTGTGATGTTTACTTTTATGTCGACTCCTTAAATTAGCCATTCATTGCCATGATAGCATTCACAGTATATTCTTGCCAAATAATGTACCAAAAGTAGTCCAGTTTACTGTTAATATTAACGATCACCACAAAATATGTGAGAACGATATAAGAAAGTATAAGAAATAGTCTTTTTTATTATAGGGTTTAGGGTAGTGCTTTCAAATTCATCTTTGTTGAAAGCCACATGTATTTAATGCTTCTTTCATTATGTCTGTCAACTACAAGTGAGATTATTAGCCCAAATATCAATCATTTCTTCGACTTCTCTCTCGAtgacttttaaataaataaagaaatgtttataaaaatgtatactaaaacaaTGTGCGGATAGTGAACTAAGGAATACTTGttataaaagaaataattttgGGTAAAACTGAGAAAGTGTtgtaatgtaattgcaattggcatatattttaaatgtatttaaaaactaatttgAAACTAGAcctattttttgacattgtagCAACATTAATAAACAAAAGTTACTGAATTCTAATGACAAGAACCTCTAAAAAACATCCAACTAAAACTACTTGAACGATTAGGCAatataacatgaattttatttctattgtaGACAGCTACAAAATGATGCCTTTGGTAATACACAGAAAAGTTACATTGCCTGACTCCAAAAAAATTCACCACCCAAAAGAACCCCCCATACCATCTAAGATTCCCTGCCAGTCCAAACCACAGCTAATTTAATCgtcatttgtttttctgcagCTAAAATCAGCAGGAAGCTGACGTTCCTCTATCTGGCCAACGATGTCATCCAAAACAGCAAGAAGAAAGGTCCCGAATTCACCAAAGACTTTGAGACGGTCCTCATTGATGCCTGCTCTCATGTCGCCAGGTAAGTTAATGTCAAGGGATGATTTCAAGGCCCAACTGTAACCTTAACTTTAGCTACACGTGTCTCTCTACTGACTCTTGTAGTGAAGTGGACGAAAGCTGCAAAAAACACATGGAGAGACTCCTGAACATCTGGAAGGAGCGCAACCTTTACAGAAGCGACTTTATTCAACAGCTGATCCTCGCCATTGAAGACTCCAACAGCCCACAGCCAATAGGTTGTCAAATAATAATCAATAGACGAGTTATGAACACAGCACACCAAATTTTTGAGACATTTGACCGTGTTACTAGGTTCAATAGTTTGCATATTTGACTAGCTTCCAATATGTAAGGTTTATGTATGGATATTTGAAACTGTTCTTTGATCTCGACAGTGGAAGAAAAGAAACCAGTGAAAAGAACTTACCAGAAGATCCAGCAAGAGGAAGAGGACGAAGAAGATGACGATTACAGATGCATCACCTCTCCTCGCGACATGGACGTCACTGCTAATCAATTGGTAACAACACAAATTCCAATGCATCacttaataccgtattttcacgactataaggtgcaccgcattataaggcgcaccctcaatgaatgacattttttccatatataagatgcactgtctattttggagaaaatgtaagacttttaagtgcgccttatagtcgtgaaaatacagtaattgctattgacttccatgtatgaagcactcactacacagtcacctctatagccagtcattgttgatgttttggattattttgggtataaaatcttgcagtggggaggagctatatgatggaagattttgaaaactaaggtggcatctgcatatttaacagtattgtttcagttcaggcgtttgtgtttttttaagagatccgacagtggtggttttttgtttttggttttcagttttttccatatataaggcgcactgtctgttttggagaaaatttaaaacttttaagtgcgctttatagtcgtgaaaatacggtactttcatGCACAATGACTAAATGTCCTGGCATAatattaaatgtataaatattgtGAGCTCGCATAGTTTTCCGCAAAAACGCTACTCGTGTAAATAACTCTTGGCTATCTTTGACAAGATTTTAATCGCTTTTAGCCACTCCCCTATGAGACAAGAAAACAATAACGTTGGCATAAATCACAGAGAGGGTTAATTTGTCAAAATTGGGTTTTGTGGTCAATATATCTATTTTAATGTTGATGTAACCCACAATCAGACTGAGGAGTTGGTGAAAGCACTGCAAGACTTGGAAAATGCTGCCTCGGGCGACGCGGCTGTTCGACAGAAAATCGCCTCATTGCCACAGGAAGTCCAAGATGTCTCACTACTGGAAAAAATAACTGGTTAGTtgattgttttgttgtgttATTATTTGAAAAAGATCACAGTCCGAGCCTCTATAAgcatcttgtcattttttttcctttaataaatcaaaaaagTGCGAACAGATGGTGTGTTTTAGCCATTTTCGGCTTAATTTTACTGTAGCAATTCACAGAACAAGTTGCATGTCATCCCATGTTGTTCTTCTGTTCTATTGTAGACAAGGAGGCAGCAGACAATCTGTCCAAGACGGTGGACGAAGCGTGTCTGCTGCTGGCCGAGTACAACGGTCGCTTGGCGGCGGAATTGGAGGACCGCAGGCAACTGGCACGCATGTTGACTGACTACATTGGCGGCCAGAAAGAGGCGCTGGTGGAGAGGGAAAAGAAGCTAGAAGTAAGAAAATGACAAGCTTTTCTCAACCTTTTGTTGAGCCAAGTGGCAGTGCTTCAATTGTTAATCATAACGTTTTGGAACTTTAGATGTTTTGCCAAAAACACACTTTATAGAAGAACAACAAACGTctggaaataataataataataatcggacaaaggctttgtcatcatcagtgactcgacaaaagcctaattgtcatcatacccagaaactgcgtatgacgaaattggtagtgcttctccataagttGTGTTTTCTCGGCGAAAGACCCAAATACGTGATACTTTCAGActcataatttggcattctgccattCTGGATACATCATCACCCCCGAgcagatcacttacctctcactgtctttcacttaccttcagtcagccagtaggaggcaaaTCACCGCCCaaacgtcttttcatattacatcaccccgaagttattacacagaagggactgtgtgtcgtgctaccgcaagtttagagtcctgatggatgtgggaaaaaactgtccttaagcctatttgtccgtactttgtgagaccttatagtgtctgccagagggcagcagctggaacagattgttgactagggtggtatgggtccccggcAATGTTCCTGACGACAGTTAATGGTATTAAAAGGGTGGAATTTTAATGCTGCTGTTGTGTGCAGGAATACAAGCAGAAGTTGGCCCGGGTGACTCAAGTGAGGAAGGAGCTCAAGTCGCACATCCAGAGTCTACCCGACCTGTCTCTTCTTCCCAACGTAACCGGCGGTCTAGCCCCGCTGCCCTCGGCCGGTGACCTCTTCTCCACGGACTGAGTGGCGGAACTCAGACTAGCAAACCCCCTTTTGTCGTTCCACACCCCGCCTATCAAAATACACCTTCGGCATAACAATCACAGGCCGTGCACAGCGCCGTCTGGAGCCCGATGAGGTCAACGCCTACCAGCGGGGGAACCGAAATCTGAGGTGGGGACAAAACGGTTCGGTTTGGCTTAAGGGCAAAAATCTGCAGGGACAACAGAGACTCTGTCGGCCTGGATTTTCTTGCTTAGTCTCTGCGCCTTGAAGCTTGGAGTTAGCTCTTTcaccatttgtttttaaaatattattttgcatttgtaaTAAACGTCTATTGAAAATAATGGAGGCGGGACTTGGTAGACCAAGGTTTACGGATGTCAAAAGAAGTAGACGCTACCATTTCTGTTACCTGGATTAGCCAATTGGCCTTATTAAACAACCAGGTGATAACATTCTACCTTGTTTCTTTGTAATAACTTAAATGGAGGGATagactttttttgtgatggATAAAACGAGACCGATGTGATTTCCATGTCAccgtttttccacattttctcaTCCCATTGCCAGGCGAAGGattttttaatatgtttaaCGATTGCGTCATTTTGACGCAAAAAGATGTGAACCTACTTTGGACCTTCGTCTCAAAAGACGAGATCTCAATAACTTCTAtcaagttagtttttttctACAAAGTCACAAATAATGCTATTTCTACTGTCCCAGTTGAGTCTCCAGTGGAGATAAAACTGTTACTGCCCCATTAATTCGTTTTGTAATGCCATACCATTTAGGGTCAGTGAGAGTGAAGTTAATgctttcagttttgttttgtgcagcttcttttattttgacttgtcagcaaactaaaaacaaaagattttGGATGCCAGGATTCCATGAACGTGCAGCTTTCACAATGTTTTTCTAAACCaaagtgtgtctgtgtgcttgtttttaaaaaaaatcaatccttTGGTGGGCTTTACAAGCACATTCTTGACATCTATTGACAACTAAAAAGTATTTGTATGGAATGGTACACATGTCATTGCAGCCACTGGAAGCCAAGAAAGACTTAAGAAATGACCGAATGTTTAGTTACATTGACTTGCCCTCACATTGTGCAGACCGCATTTCTCTCTGCATGAACTGCATTGTACAGACTGAAGTCCTACCAGTAGGATAGTTTTATTTCTGTAATGAAAGTGTTTCAATGGATGCCAATAAACAGCAACCATTTGAACGAAACATGTCTTCTAGTATTGAAAACCAGAGAGAAAATAACGGATATGCATATACTTAACAATAGAATTGTTATGAACAACACGAAATTGGAAATGCCTTTAAATAAGACCAAATGTATTAATCAGATTCATGTTTAATgcaattcctaaaaaaatacaattgcgtactcaaaatgttttaaaaaatcaaaatatatcagaaaaacaattaattaaaaagaaactaaataaaatatataatttagaaaattggtcagggctttttatttttactattaatTATTACAGTTTTTATAATACGCTTGGTATCCTTTGAACtatgaaaatattaaatttttgtcattttaatcattttttagatgAACAATTTACAAAAAGAATAATTTAATAACACGAATAAACATCTCGGAAAACTGAACGAATTAATTCGAATTCTAAGTAAATAATCTCAgctttaaaaatccaaaacgGAAAATACGTATGTCATATAATAGCTCGTATGCCAAGTCAAAAGATGTCGCCATCGCAGATATACTTCGTCGGCATTTTGTTCGTCGTACAAAACGAAGAAGAAGAACTTTTACACTTCCGGTGTGCCAGTGGACTGCCGAGCATATTCCTAGGTTTGTTATTCATTACTTACACTGTGAGGTTTTTAACTTTTAGTGAGGATCGCGTGTATATACGAGGGAGATCATCTCACAGTTCTTTATTTATACAATTTCTCTAATAAATATGCAATTACTCATCGTCCGACAGGAAGTAAATCTGTGTGATTTGAGACAAATGTCGCTCGTGCCAATGATTAGCTTGCGTTCGTTAGCTGAACGTGTTAAAACAATGTAATGATTCCGCAAGATTTTGATCTGAAATCCCCAAAACGCTGACATTTTGGtatatttactttaattttatAGTCGATCCATGTTTATCTTTAGCATGTGACTTCAAACCTTTGATGATGATAGTTGAGCTATCGGGCGATCGTGGACGATTTCTTTtacattgttattattgtgtaAGTATGACTTCTTATACAAAACATAACTCAACGAAGGATTctgtaaaaacaatataaatagctaaaaatatatagcaTTTTATCCATAGGgcagacttgtttttttattttgaaaatctaaaaCATAGGTGTCAAAttgacggcccgggggccaaatcctgcccgacgcatcattttgtgtggcccgggcaTTGACAGGGTTGGACGTTAATTCAATTTAGACTGATTTGTTCCTTTGCCCCTCCATTAAAACACTACAATTTACACCCAGTTTGAATGAATTCTACATTCATTGCCATGAATGGCATACAACaagttaaattcaaattaaatttaTCGCTTTGTTGCAGGCGGTGGCGACTGGATGCTGATGGGGGACGATAAAGAGACTTGGAAAGTTAAAACTCTTGATGAAATACTACTGGAGAAAAAGCGCAGGAAGGAATTAGAAGAGCGAACAGACAACAAGCACCCCAAAAATGTAAAGTATCTCCAAAGGATCAACATCCCTATTGCTGTGAATATTGTCATCGCATACACTGATTTTAAATGGTCAATTCTTTACATTTTGTCTTTCCCATAGATTTCTCAGAGCGTGGTTCCACAGGCGGATGGTCGCGAGGCCAAACAAGAGGCCCCCGAGGAAGGAGAGTTGCGGGATCAAAGGATGGAAATAACAATTCGCAATTCCCCCTATACTCGTCAAGATTCCACAGAGGACAGGTGATTTTGCCAAATGCCCCATTGAAATTACCAATCAATTTCATCAATTCAAGCCCTTGGTCATACATTGGGATGCAGGATGCTACTTTGCAAATTGATGACACAATCCTACCTATTATCATTTACAAATATGCCCCAGATTGTTAATAGTCTCCTGTTAAACCCACAGTGTTCATAGTACACAGTTTCTACTGTGAAAAATAGATTGTTTACCAGTAGTATTATGGCAActgcttttgttatttttatgcatttccattttaatgatgtaaaatcatttttagaGCCAAAATTCAATAGGGGTCATTTTTAAGTTGGTTATTTTAGTTAcaagatgtgtcaaagtggcggcccggggggccaaatctggcccgccgcatcatttttttgtggcccgggaaagtaaatgatgagtgccgactttctgttttagtatcaaattaaaatgaaaagtatagatgtatattaaatttcctaattgtcctacttttaaatcaacaattgtgaatttttaatcattttcttctgtttttagttcaaaaatcattttaaaaaatctaaaaatatatttaaaaaaagcttaaataaacattgttttagatctataaaaaataataatcaggtcttttagtccagttcttttaatccaatttaaaaaaaaaatctaaatatatctaaaatgccaccaaatttcagaaaaaacaactgcaaataCAAGGCACAGGTGTCTGTCCCTATGTGGAATATTTGCATAGAGCGATGTTACAcagaaataatttatttattaaaaatatatatttttgcgtAACGAAATTCTctcatattttccaatttctttgtatttttacaattttagagCAGAGGAAGACGATTCCCTAGCCATTAAGCCTCCACAACAGGTTACAAGGAAAGAGAAATCTCATCACAGAAAGGaggagaaaagaaaagacaagcgACGCCATCGCAGCCATTCCTCCGAAGGAGGTGCTCCCATCTCATCCCGTACGTTGTTGCCGCAAAATGCATATTTGCGTCTATTGACGTTGTCATCTTTTTACAGCGGCCAAACATGCCCGGGGAAAGGACAAAGAGAGGGAGCGCGATCGTAGGAAGCGTCAGTGGGAAGAAGACAAAGCCCGGCAGGATTGGGAGAGGCAGAAACGAAGGGAGCAGGCCAGAGTGCATTCACGCAGAGAGAGGTGAACATTTAAAGGAACAGGTTGCGTCTTGTATGTCGATATGTCTGtagccaatgttccctctaagatgcacactactctcgtcttctctgcgcagcagcaatcatatggcgcgcagtaaataaaatccaaacttttttttttacccctttccccatgatggcgctgtttatgcggcagccagtggcagtagctctgtccactcttctgttttttttgtgttttacttgAAATATGAAGTcatatttgctttgttttcatcAAAATTTGAAAATTCAAGGGAAATTGGTTGCCTTGAAAAGCCCAAactgcaattgcgcactactctggTCTTttctgcacagcagcaatcatatggcatgcagtaaataaaatccaaactttttattttttatccctttccccataatggcgccgtctacgcggcagccagtgacagtagctctgtccactcttatgttttttggatttttacagcatgttttacatgagaaattagagggaacattgacatgcacctgcttatgccaggtgtgatactggtgtgtccataatgagcaatgatgatgtcactcacactggtactcagtgcactcagggaggttatccttctgcccagaccaaagaaaaattagagggaacattgtctgTAGCTTTTCAATCTTGTGTGAAATTTAcatttcattgacatttttggtTGCTATTTATAGACTAATGCGCTCATGTTTTACTTTAGTAGTTTTGGTACAGTTGTGTTAATGATTTAGGGCTGATGTTGTTGTCATAATAATTATTCTGCCACATATAAAGTAATCTATATTGACAAAATTGGGCTTCTGGTTCCGGACAGACCTCGACTGGATTCTCCCGGGTTTTTTTTGGACCACAGGGACCGTCTGGAACAGCAGGAGCGGCAGCGGGAACGGGATCGAAAACTACGAGAGCAGCAGAAAGAACAAAGAGACCTGAAAGATAGAGAACGCAGGGCCGAAGAGCGCCGCAAAGAAAGAGAAAGTCGACGAGATGGTTCGTAGTAATTCGTCAACTCTTTCAAACTACAAATTAGAATTGACTAATTCATTGAAATTGACTTCTAATTGGGGCCTGGGTTTCTCACAAGTACAAATGGACTTCATGGAAAAGCCTATCTTCATCctctccaaaaaaatgtaaatttagttaatttaacttaaaatagcaaatattcgCACCTGCTTTAGTATCACTTATAAAGGTAATAACACACTCATTATACATGAATACATTCAACATTTGTATGAACACGATAgtgttattaaattattttacacTACACTCATTTCATTTCGTTCTAACCATACAGAtcaggatttattttttatttaaattgaagTGTGTCAACATGAAACATTCATTATtactaataatgataaataattgtGGCCTATGAGACCCACAATGTGGGTgacatgcattttatttaaattattattttgttatttttttcaaccaaagATAGTCACTTTCCCTGTTATGATTTAATTATCCAGTCAAACTAACCAAAACAACTAAATT is from Stigmatopora nigra isolate UIUO_SnigA chromosome 1, RoL_Snig_1.1, whole genome shotgun sequence and encodes:
- the rprd1b gene encoding regulation of nuclear pre-mRNA domain-containing protein 1B; this translates as MSSFSESALEKKLSELSSSQQSVQTLSLWIIHHRKHSGLIVKVWHRELKKAKISRKLTFLYLANDVIQNSKKKGPEFTKDFETVLIDACSHVASEVDESCKKHMERLLNIWKERNLYRSDFIQQLILAIEDSNSPQPIVEEKKPVKRTYQKIQQEEEDEEDDDYRCITSPRDMDVTANQLTEELVKALQDLENAASGDAAVRQKIASLPQEVQDVSLLEKITDKEAADNLSKTVDEACLLLAEYNGRLAAELEDRRQLARMLTDYIGGQKEALVEREKKLEEYKQKLARVTQVRKELKSHIQSLPDLSLLPNVTGGLAPLPSAGDLFSTD